A genomic region of Ignavibacteria bacterium contains the following coding sequences:
- a CDS encoding phenylacetate--CoA ligase family protein: protein MSILYNSKLWLRNKLGRDNLIFQSLEKSFDWLKSFIPFEWRYNPEFSQFKKFLKESQYWDKEKLDEYQYQQTKKILEYAEKNIPWYQKKFVEFGVSSKDFVNLQDIKKFPLLTKEEIRDNLDQFISREFSRSKLMYVTTGGSTAIPFGFYQPPSLEKIDLAFFDHHWGWVNCKLTDTSVVLRGEFVGNENKLFDYKPSKKEWRFSTYYLNEKTFDKYYQKLNEIKPDFIQAYPSAAELFAQLMIERNYQLSFKLKAIMLGSENIYDEQIDLIEKAFNTKVHTWYGQAERVSLAPWSKNSRLFHVFPQYGLTELLDSAGNEITEENETGEIVATGFYNFAMPFIRYRTMDLATHTNQKSPDGFNYRLFKRIEGRLQELVVTSTGRLISMTAINMHDETFDNVRQFQFYQDTPGKLILKILPNEKFTDKDLKRVYDSIKFKLGEDTDLEIKIVNSIPRTKSGKLRFLDQKLEIKNWSKIEKIK from the coding sequence ATGAGTATCCTTTACAATTCAAAACTCTGGTTGCGAAATAAACTCGGTCGGGATAATCTCATTTTCCAATCTCTCGAAAAATCTTTCGATTGGCTTAAAAGTTTTATCCCATTCGAATGGAGGTACAATCCAGAATTCTCTCAGTTCAAAAAATTTCTTAAAGAGTCGCAATACTGGGACAAAGAAAAATTAGATGAATATCAATATCAACAAACAAAGAAAATTCTTGAATATGCTGAAAAAAATATCCCCTGGTATCAGAAAAAATTTGTTGAGTTTGGAGTCAGCTCAAAGGATTTTGTAAATCTGCAAGACATAAAAAAATTTCCGTTACTTACCAAAGAAGAAATTAGAGATAATCTTGATCAATTTATCTCCAGAGAATTTTCGAGAAGTAAATTAATGTATGTGACTACAGGAGGCTCTACAGCAATTCCATTTGGTTTTTATCAACCTCCATCACTTGAAAAAATTGATTTAGCCTTCTTTGATCATCATTGGGGATGGGTCAATTGTAAATTGACTGATACTTCGGTTGTTCTTAGAGGTGAATTTGTTGGAAATGAAAATAAACTTTTTGATTACAAACCATCGAAAAAAGAGTGGAGGTTTTCAACCTATTATCTTAATGAGAAAACTTTTGATAAATATTACCAAAAACTTAACGAGATTAAACCAGATTTTATTCAAGCTTATCCCTCTGCCGCTGAGCTTTTCGCTCAATTGATGATTGAAAGAAATTATCAGCTCTCCTTTAAGCTGAAAGCAATTATGCTTGGTTCAGAAAATATTTACGATGAACAAATTGATCTAATAGAAAAAGCATTTAATACAAAAGTACATACCTGGTATGGACAGGCGGAGAGAGTTTCGCTGGCTCCCTGGTCAAAGAATTCGAGATTGTTCCATGTTTTTCCGCAATATGGATTGACTGAGTTGCTGGATTCAGCAGGTAATGAAATAACAGAAGAAAACGAAACTGGTGAAATAGTCGCAACTGGTTTTTATAATTTTGCAATGCCTTTTATTAGATATAGAACTATGGATCTTGCAACTCATACAAATCAAAAAAGTCCAGATGGATTTAATTACAGACTTTTCAAAAGAATTGAAGGTAGATTACAAGAGTTGGTTGTTACTTCAACTGGCAGATTGATTTCAATGACAGCGATCAATATGCACGATGAGACTTTTGACAATGTTCGTCAGTTTCAATTTTATCAGGATACACCGGGAAAATTAATTCTTAAAATTCTTCCAAATGAAAAATTCACTGATAAAGATTTGAAGCGAGTTTACGACAGCATTAAATTTAAATTAGGTGAAGATACAGATCTTGAAATTAAAATCGTCAACTCAATTCCAAGAACGAAAAGCGGTAAACTTAGATTCCTTGATCAGAAACTGGAAATCAAAAATTGGTCTAAGATTGAGAAAATAAAATGA
- a CDS encoding DUF362 domain-containing protein, producing the protein MKEIVDSRRANLVAIFNDESCRYSQNPPYHPNKFYPEYPFDRKFVDQSFTGCDAYEAVRNLFYLLGYDKENFGTEKWNPLGHLIKPGYSVVLKPNFVLHFNEGGYDIYASLTHPSIIRAVADYCLIALKGEGNLVIAEAPQMNCELDKIEQIMNLSSIFDFYRKNSAIDFKLIDIRKLTCKFDYDKGYFPSDSFVINENADPLGYEIINLGEDSYLHNLPGLENLYGADYDRKFTVMNHSNGVHKYCVSKTILSADTVICLPKLKTHKKVGVTLNIKLLVGINGDKNYLAHYRIGTPDQNGDEFPPSEKADIKIYRKFTRFFSDHFFAKRSRFGDKLFLLIKSIAQPTLNFLRSKKIISPPDTKDRIYGGNWYGNDTAWRMALDLARIFLYADSNGQMKNEPQRNIFSIVDGIIAGEGDGPMSPEPKNIGTLIGGENILAVDTAASTLMGFDFKKIRMIKFGWEEKKYPLSLFTSECTKVISNDKSLDGKNVTNCIKYKFKPHPNWKGHIELENLENNF; encoded by the coding sequence ATGAAAGAAATAGTTGATAGTAGAAGAGCAAATTTAGTTGCAATATTTAATGATGAGAGTTGTCGTTATTCACAGAATCCTCCTTATCATCCAAATAAATTTTATCCCGAATATCCTTTCGATAGAAAATTTGTTGATCAATCATTTACAGGATGTGATGCCTACGAAGCTGTGAGAAATTTATTTTACCTTCTTGGCTATGATAAAGAAAATTTCGGAACTGAGAAGTGGAATCCACTTGGTCATTTGATTAAGCCGGGCTACAGTGTTGTTTTGAAACCAAATTTTGTATTGCATTTTAATGAAGGTGGCTATGATATATATGCCAGTTTAACTCATCCGTCTATCATTCGAGCTGTCGCTGATTATTGTTTAATTGCACTGAAAGGTGAAGGCAACCTGGTTATTGCAGAAGCTCCACAGATGAACTGTGAGCTTGATAAAATTGAACAGATAATGAACTTATCCTCAATCTTTGATTTCTACAGAAAAAATTCTGCAATTGATTTCAAACTTATTGATATCAGAAAACTTACCTGCAAGTTTGACTACGATAAAGGATATTTCCCATCAGATAGTTTTGTGATTAATGAAAATGCTGATCCACTTGGTTATGAAATCATTAACTTGGGTGAAGACAGTTATTTACACAATTTACCTGGACTTGAAAATCTTTATGGTGCCGATTACGATAGAAAATTCACCGTAATGAATCATTCCAACGGAGTTCATAAGTATTGCGTCTCTAAAACAATTTTGAGTGCCGATACAGTAATTTGTCTCCCAAAACTTAAAACTCATAAAAAAGTTGGAGTTACACTTAATATTAAATTGCTTGTTGGAATAAATGGAGATAAAAATTATCTGGCTCATTATAGAATTGGTACACCTGATCAAAATGGAGATGAATTCCCGCCGAGCGAAAAAGCTGATATAAAAATTTACAGAAAGTTTACGAGATTTTTCAGCGATCACTTTTTTGCAAAGCGGAGTCGATTCGGAGATAAATTGTTTTTATTAATCAAGTCAATTGCTCAACCAACTTTGAATTTCTTAAGATCAAAAAAAATAATCTCACCGCCAGATACGAAAGATAGAATTTACGGTGGCAACTGGTATGGTAATGATACAGCGTGGAGAATGGCTCTGGATCTTGCAAGAATATTTTTATACGCCGACTCAAATGGTCAGATGAAAAATGAACCTCAAAGAAATATTTTCTCAATCGTTGATGGAATTATTGCAGGCGAAGGAGATGGTCCAATGTCTCCCGAACCAAAAAATATAGGAACATTAATTGGAGGTGAAAACATCCTTGCGGTTGATACTGCTGCCTCAACCCTGATGGGCTTTGACTTTAAAAAAATTAGAATGATAAAATTTGGCTGGGAAGAAAAAAAGTATCCGTTAAGTTTATTTACGTCAGAGTGTACAAAAGTAATTTCAAATGATAAATCCCTGGATGGTAAGAATGTGACAAACTGCATTAAATATAAATTCAAACCACATCCAAACTGGAAAGGTCACATTGAATTAGAAAATCTCGAAAACAATTTTTAA
- a CDS encoding sodium/solute symporter (Members of the Solute:Sodium Symporter (SSS), TC 2.A.21 as described in tcdb.org, catalyze solute:Na+ symport. Known solutes for members of the family include sugars, amino acids, nucleosides, inositols, vitamins, urea or anions, depending on the system.): MNENMSFIDYSIIAVYIFIVLLIGFYWRRRTRNSEEYFLAGRKVGWIAIGASLFATNISSEHFLGLAGTGSKSGLAVGHFEWLACLILLLLGWVFAPFYIRSGVFTMPEFLERRYNSASRYYLSIVSIISYILTKISISLYAGGILLKAVVGWDMYTSAIVIVLITGLYTILGGLSAVIYTDLFQMLILIIGSVALTLIGLDKAGGWLNLVANTPADFWSMFKPMTHPDFPWTGIIFGAPILGIWYWCTDQYIVQRVLSAKNLHNAQSGTIFAGFLKILPVFILVLPGIIAYQLSHGQVAGDQAYPWLVTNLLPTGLRGIVVAGLLAALMSSLSAMFNSTSTLVTIDLYKKIKPDADEKSVVRFGRLTTGLMVVLGLLWIPFIGLLSDDRMYVYLQSVQAYISPPIAAIFLLGLFWKRVNGKGAISALLTGFVLGTIRLVLEINNIIAPLENEFLRAVASINFLHYAIILFVISVSVLVFVSLLTEKPSEEKLKGLIFDKNKISEKNKWRIVNIVMSFVLVIVLFSLWWIFR, from the coding sequence ATGAATGAAAATATGTCCTTCATTGATTACTCAATAATTGCTGTTTACATTTTTATTGTTCTTCTTATTGGTTTTTACTGGAGAAGAAGGACAAGAAATTCTGAAGAGTATTTTCTTGCAGGTAGAAAAGTCGGTTGGATTGCCATTGGGGCTTCACTCTTTGCGACAAACATTTCGAGTGAACATTTTCTTGGTCTTGCTGGAACAGGTTCAAAATCTGGATTAGCTGTTGGTCATTTTGAGTGGCTTGCCTGTTTAATTTTGCTTTTACTCGGATGGGTTTTTGCTCCATTTTATATTCGTTCAGGCGTTTTTACTATGCCCGAATTTCTTGAAAGGAGATATAATTCAGCTTCACGATATTATTTAAGCATTGTCTCAATTATCAGTTACATTTTGACAAAAATTTCAATTTCACTTTACGCCGGCGGGATCTTGCTAAAAGCTGTTGTTGGTTGGGATATGTATACTTCTGCTATTGTTATTGTGTTGATTACCGGGTTATACACAATTCTTGGTGGACTTTCTGCTGTTATTTATACCGATTTATTTCAAATGTTGATTCTGATAATAGGTTCAGTTGCATTAACTCTGATTGGATTAGATAAAGCAGGAGGATGGTTAAATTTGGTAGCAAATACTCCAGCAGATTTCTGGAGTATGTTCAAGCCAATGACTCATCCAGATTTTCCATGGACAGGGATTATCTTTGGCGCACCGATTTTAGGAATCTGGTATTGGTGTACTGATCAGTACATTGTTCAGCGTGTTTTAAGTGCTAAAAATTTACATAATGCACAAAGTGGAACTATCTTTGCCGGATTTCTAAAAATCTTACCAGTATTCATTTTAGTTCTTCCGGGAATAATTGCTTATCAACTTTCTCATGGTCAGGTGGCCGGAGATCAAGCTTATCCATGGCTGGTTACGAACCTTCTTCCAACTGGACTTAGAGGAATTGTTGTTGCGGGATTGCTTGCAGCTTTAATGTCTTCATTAAGTGCAATGTTTAATTCCACTTCTACACTCGTGACAATTGATCTATACAAAAAAATAAAACCCGATGCGGATGAAAAATCAGTAGTAAGATTTGGAAGATTAACAACTGGTTTGATGGTAGTTCTTGGATTATTGTGGATACCATTTATTGGACTTCTGAGTGATGATCGTATGTATGTCTATTTGCAAAGTGTTCAGGCTTATATTTCACCTCCAATCGCTGCAATATTTTTACTCGGACTTTTCTGGAAAAGGGTGAATGGCAAAGGAGCAATTAGTGCGTTGTTAACAGGATTTGTTTTAGGCACAATTCGATTGGTACTTGAGATTAATAATATAATAGCTCCACTTGAAAATGAATTTTTGAGAGCAGTTGCTTCAATCAATTTTCTGCACTATGCGATTATTTTGTTTGTGATCTCAGTTTCAGTACTTGTATTCGTGAGTTTACTCACAGAAAAACCATCTGAAGAAAAGTTGAAAGGTTTAATCTTCGATAAAAATAAAATCAGTGAAAAGAACAAATGGAGAATTGTTAATATTGTAATGTCTTTTGTGCTTGTGATTGTTTTGTTTAGTTTGTGGTGGATTTTTAGATAA